TTGGCATTGGCTTAGGCTCAATGTCTTGCGAGCGCTTGTCTGGTCACAAGATTGAAATTGGCATTGTACCTATTGGTAGTATTGGCTTAACTATTTTTGGGGTTGATTTATTTTTTGCCACACAACCAAGCAATTCAGCAGTACTGTTAAGCTTTACAGAGTTCTTCCAAACCGGCAGCAACTATCGTGTGCTGATTGACATGACCTTAATAGGCTTTTTTGGCGGTCTGTTTATCGTACCTTTGTATGCCTTGATACAACACCGCACCCCAGAGGAATACCGAGCCCAGGTAATTGCTGCTAACAATATTATCAACTCGATGTTTATGGTGGTGAGCGCATTATCCGGCATTTTATTTATTGGCGTTGCAGGACTTACAATCACTCAGTTTTTTCTGGTATTGGCTTTACTGAATGCAGTCGTAGCAGTGTATGTATACTCAACCGTACCTGAATTCGCCATGCGTTTTTTAATCTACATACTCACTCACACCATGTACCGCGTTCGCAGTGAGAACATCAGTAAAATACCTGATGAAGGCCCTGGTGTGATTGTCTGCAACCATGTCAGTTATGTAGATGCACTCTTACTAGCAGGCACCTGTCACCGGCCCGTCCGCTTTGTGATGTATAAGCCTATTTATGATCTACCAGTACTGAATTTTATTTTTCGAGTTGCTAAAGCAATTCCGATTACTTCGCGCCACCAAAATCCTGATGCCTTTAATACTGCGTTTGATCATATTTCTGAAGCCCTCAAAAAAGGGGAGCTAGTATGTATTTTCCCTGAAGGTAAACTCACCAAAGACGGTGAAATTAATGAGTTTAAAAAGGGCATCGAAAAAATTATCGAACGCGATCCAGTCCCCGTCATCCCAATGGCATTACGCGGTTTATGGGGTAGCTTTTTCAGCCATAAAGGAGGCCATGCCCTGACGAAGCGCCCAAAACGCTTTTGGTCCAAAGTGTCAGTAATAACTGGAGACTTAATTCAACCAGAGGCCGTCTCCGCAGATAAGTTACAGGAGGTTGTGCTCAATCTCAGAGGAGAATCACTATAATATAGCTGATGTATAACTTAGGATTTCATGGTTTCCACCACTGACAAATCCTGCAGTGCCTTGCGACCAATTGGAGTCAGCTGCCAAACAGAGCGAGTCCGACTTGAGCGCAAGGTATCCTTCCGAATCAACCCCATTCGCCGTAGATGCAAGCGAATCATTCGCAGAGAAGTGTCAGTAAACTGGAAGTCATTAATTGCATGAACTTCCTGATTTTGTTCATAAATTGTGTTAGCGAAACGCTCTTCCAAAAAGTGCGCTAATGATTGCTTGATCCTATCTTCAGAGGCGCTTTGCTGCATATGATTAACAAACGCTGTAAAAATATCCTGCCAAAGTAACGAAGCCTTTTCAGTAATCAACTTGCAGTTACCCTGAATATAAATATTACAAATATAAGTTAGCTCAACAGACTGCTTAAGTAAGGCAACAGAGCGGTTTTGCTGTAGCATGTCAGGATAGTTCAATGCATTTTTTACTTCCTGTAACTCAGTCAGTTGCTCAGAAAAGCTCATCTTTGCTGTTTGCTGACCTTGTTGCTCTGGTAGCGCATTAGCTCTTACCCAGCCAACAGCCTCGTGCTTATCCATAAACTGTGGCAAATATTGACGCAGTGACATGATTAAGCTGTCAGTGGTATCCCAAGATAAGTGCTCATGCTTCTGCAAAGACTCACGAAACACCCTAAAACGGGCGACACCATCAGCCGTTCTTTCTTTTTTATTAGGCGCGAGCGGATAGCGTGGATCCCGGATAAAGCACAAAATCGGCTTCTTTAACGTATTTGCATAGGTATACTCACGATGCAAAAAGCTAATCCCACTTTGAGTTAAAGTGCCATAGCGCCCAGAGAGCAACAAAACAACATAGTCGCTTTCATCAATTTGCTGACGCACCTTTGGCCAGCAATCGTCGCTATCATTATCAAACCCTGGGATAAATTCAGGCCCGACAGGAATACAACCCAACCCAAGTAGGGCGAGAAACACCTGCTGGCGCTCATCTACCAAATCACGATAGGTAGAACTAACAAATACTTGAAACCGTTTAGACGTTGACATCCTCTATATCGACCTGACTGTGTGAGAGGTAGAGCTTTAGCATTGCAGTCTATTCAACAATTATAGCGATAAAGATCATACTTCTAGTAGCGTTCTTTGCTATTTTACCCATTCAGGCATTTCCTTAAGCCCATAGCGCCAGTAAGACGCTCACTAAAAACTCATCAATAACCGCTATCTAATGACACCAGCATGCCAATATTTGTTCTGTACTATAATTATTCAAGCTTGGTAATGATTACCTTATCTGAATAAGTCTCTTCTTACTCAAGTTTCAGACATTCTGACTAAATAGCCAGGCCTGACTAAGCATCTAAGTTCACATACAGATAGGTAGTTATACTGAGTTTGTTGAACTTATTTATCTACAAAACAAACTGAAGGCCTTAAGAAGCGTATTCCGCCCCTCATATAGATCACATTTCAAACATTTTCAAAAAAAATGTTTCTATATTAAAACACTTGTTAGATACAAAGCATATGTAGTCTGACAGTATAAATTTCAGCATCAAAATTAAACAATAAGTTATTATATTTCAATAAGTTAACTTTTTTCTGTCTTAATGTCTGGCACTATCAAATTATACCTCACAAGCCTCATCCGCCATATTTTTAATTTCATGTCACTACGTATAAGTACTATTTAAAAAGCGATTTACCACCATTATGCTTCGCCTCCTTATGTATGTCTTATCGGCAATGTCACTATGCATCGCCAACTTAAGTAGTAAAACAAAGGTATGCAGTATGAGTACAACAGAAACAGTGACCAGCCTTGAAGCTTTGGAACAAGCGCTTAGCAGCTTTGTTGACGCCGGTAACGGCCTTATCTGGGGTAACCTTCTGATTTGGTTGCTATTAGCTGCAGGGATTTATTTCACAGTTTTTTCAGGCTTTATTCAAATCAGACGG
The sequence above is drawn from the Spartinivicinus poritis genome and encodes:
- a CDS encoding MFS transporter, which produces MHPNEEKSQFGLLKRRRFLPFFLTQFFGAFNDNIFKNSLVFLVTFNISQFGNQTASISEDILINTAVGLFILPFFLFSALAGQIADKYEKSQIIRRVKILEICIMLTAAVAFYFNNLWLLLFILFLMGTQSAFFGPVKYAIIPQHLYEDELVGGNAFVEMGTFLAILFGTIAGGLLASLEMSSTWISISVIVFAIIGYICSREIPEAPASAPSLKISWNPVTEAWRIIKQAKQSHSVFLSIMAISWFWFLGAAYLTQLPNFTEEILRGAEGVVTCLLAAFSIGIGLGSMSCERLSGHKIEIGIVPIGSIGLTIFGVDLFFATQPSNSAVLLSFTEFFQTGSNYRVLIDMTLIGFFGGLFIVPLYALIQHRTPEEYRAQVIAANNIINSMFMVVSALSGILFIGVAGLTITQFFLVLALLNAVVAVYVYSTVPEFAMRFLIYILTHTMYRVRSENISKIPDEGPGVIVCNHVSYVDALLLAGTCHRPVRFVMYKPIYDLPVLNFIFRVAKAIPITSRHQNPDAFNTAFDHISEALKKGELVCIFPEGKLTKDGEINEFKKGIEKIIERDPVPVIPMALRGLWGSFFSHKGGHALTKRPKRFWSKVSVITGDLIQPEAVSADKLQEVVLNLRGESL
- a CDS encoding DUF4062 domain-containing protein — protein: MSTSKRFQVFVSSTYRDLVDERQQVFLALLGLGCIPVGPEFIPGFDNDSDDCWPKVRQQIDESDYVVLLLSGRYGTLTQSGISFLHREYTYANTLKKPILCFIRDPRYPLAPNKKERTADGVARFRVFRESLQKHEHLSWDTTDSLIMSLRQYLPQFMDKHEAVGWVRANALPEQQGQQTAKMSFSEQLTELQEVKNALNYPDMLQQNRSVALLKQSVELTYICNIYIQGNCKLITEKASLLWQDIFTAFVNHMQQSASEDRIKQSLAHFLEERFANTIYEQNQEVHAINDFQFTDTSLRMIRLHLRRMGLIRKDTLRSSRTRSVWQLTPIGRKALQDLSVVETMKS